One genomic region from Sphingobacterium multivorum encodes:
- a CDS encoding PAS domain-containing sensor histidine kinase gives MQKPQKDFPIFFEALNQMPIATAIYNNSNLNIAFANSRMLNMWRTENEIVGHSFGEVFPVFTEEGFTDILRNVWESGVTYKAVETPATIVDGDFKIKRYFDFEYKPLFDKRGRTYSILHTATDVTHKIHHEISLDQENIAINPATNLRMVSYTLSHDAKNPLALAKLGIGVLKEHLDMQSNRRLELYEVIDQSLENMADIIDKTVELSLAPMNKLRKQPVRLDLTLPNWCREAKLLYRSPHTELIFGDLFSVNSDQNGTYQIFTNLINNAIKYSSANTKAALHIYSEKVTNGVLYIIKDNGIGIPQHELENIRMERLRGSNSADYEGKGIGLFIVQEILERLNVQMTIFSQENQGTEIRLFFPN, from the coding sequence ATGCAAAAACCTCAAAAGGATTTTCCGATTTTTTTTGAAGCATTAAATCAGATGCCGATTGCAACGGCCATTTATAATAATTCGAATCTCAATATCGCATTCGCCAATTCACGTATGCTAAATATGTGGCGTACAGAGAACGAGATCGTTGGACATTCCTTTGGAGAGGTTTTTCCGGTTTTTACCGAGGAAGGATTTACAGATATACTTCGTAATGTCTGGGAAAGCGGCGTTACCTACAAGGCAGTTGAAACTCCCGCAACGATAGTTGACGGTGATTTCAAAATCAAACGTTATTTTGATTTTGAGTATAAGCCCCTTTTTGATAAACGCGGACGAACCTACTCCATCCTCCACACCGCCACCGATGTCACGCATAAGATACACCATGAGATATCTTTAGATCAAGAAAATATAGCGATCAATCCCGCAACCAACCTGCGCATGGTATCCTATACGCTATCACATGATGCAAAAAATCCCTTGGCACTTGCTAAATTGGGTATAGGTGTTCTAAAAGAACATTTGGATATGCAGTCCAATAGGCGGCTCGAATTGTATGAGGTCATCGATCAATCACTTGAAAACATGGCTGATATTATCGACAAAACGGTAGAACTGAGCCTTGCTCCAATGAATAAGCTAAGGAAACAACCTGTCCGTTTAGACCTTACATTGCCCAATTGGTGCCGAGAAGCGAAATTATTATACCGTAGCCCACATACGGAACTTATCTTTGGCGACCTATTTTCGGTAAACAGTGATCAAAATGGAACCTATCAAATCTTTACAAACTTGATCAACAATGCCATTAAATACTCTTCGGCCAATACGAAAGCAGCGCTGCATATTTATAGTGAAAAAGTAACGAACGGTGTGTTATATATTATTAAAGATAATGGTATCGGTATTCCGCAGCATGAACTCGAGAATATTCGCATGGAAAGGCTCCGTGGCTCAAATTCAGCGGATTACGAAGGAAAGGGTATCGGATTGTTTATCGTTCAGGAAATTCTGGAAAGACTGAACGTACAGATGACCATCTTTAGTCAGGAAAACCAAGGGACCGAAATTCGTTTGTTTTTTCCAAATTAA
- a CDS encoding GNAT family N-acetyltransferase produces the protein MDKYLEIRKYDVEDTNKLIDILHLNIPKYFAQSEVADFREYLDQEMETYFVALVNGQIIGGGGVGFSDDERTGYLSWSFLNPKYHGFGFGKTLLHHRIDFLYAHHQVEKIEVGTSQFTFGFYKKNGFVLREIHKDYWAEGFDLYDMVHTRE, from the coding sequence ATGGATAAGTATTTGGAAATTAGGAAATATGATGTTGAGGACACCAATAAGCTGATCGATATTCTTCATCTGAATATACCGAAGTATTTTGCGCAGAGCGAGGTTGCCGATTTCAGGGAATATCTGGATCAGGAAATGGAAACCTATTTTGTTGCACTGGTTAACGGACAAATTATTGGTGGCGGTGGTGTAGGTTTTTCCGATGATGAACGCACAGGATATTTGAGCTGGAGTTTTTTAAATCCAAAATATCATGGATTTGGTTTTGGAAAAACCCTACTGCATCATCGTATTGACTTTCTTTACGCCCATCATCAGGTTGAAAAGATCGAAGTCGGCACCTCTCAATTTACGTTTGGATTTTATAAGAAAAATGGTTTTGTACTACGGGAAATCCATAAAGATTATTGGGCTGAAGGCTTTGATTTATATGATATGGTCCATACAAGAGAATAG
- a CDS encoding acyltransferase family protein, with translation MNNKNLSTKPHYPILDGLRGLAAIIVVTFHLTEPLATGHLDILVNHGYLAVDFFFLLSGFVIGYAYDDRWRTMSIGTFFKRRIERLQPMVILGMTLGAIGFYFTDSTIWPLIHTVPIWKMLLVMLIGYTILPVPLSLDIRGWQEMHPLNSVGWSLFFEYIANILYAIGIRKLSKTALSILVIIAAVALAHLAITSPNGDVSGGWTLNVEQVRIGITRTMYPFFAGLLLSRITNPSRIRHAFLYCSILIAIVLYMPRIGGADQLWLNGIYESVCIIIVFPLIVYLGTSNISSSRIENKLCKFLGDISYPLYLVHYPLVYFYVAWISNNKDVTLVTALPYALLILLTSIALAYVSLKWYDEPVRTWLRKKLD, from the coding sequence ATGAATAATAAAAACCTTTCTACAAAACCACACTATCCCATTTTAGACGGACTACGAGGATTGGCGGCGATTATCGTTGTCACCTTTCATCTCACCGAGCCATTGGCAACAGGTCACCTCGATATCTTGGTAAACCATGGCTATTTGGCAGTTGACTTTTTCTTTCTTTTATCTGGCTTTGTAATCGGTTATGCTTATGATGATCGCTGGCGTACAATGTCGATTGGCACTTTCTTTAAACGCCGTATTGAACGCCTTCAGCCCATGGTTATACTGGGTATGACTCTTGGCGCGATAGGCTTCTACTTTACCGATTCCACCATCTGGCCACTTATTCATACCGTCCCGATTTGGAAAATGCTTCTCGTAATGCTCATCGGTTATACGATTCTCCCCGTCCCCCTCTCTTTGGATATTCGTGGTTGGCAGGAAATGCACCCGCTCAATAGTGTTGGCTGGTCATTGTTTTTTGAATATATTGCCAATATTCTCTATGCTATCGGTATTCGTAAATTATCCAAAACAGCTTTAAGCATTTTGGTCATTATCGCAGCTGTGGCGCTCGCGCATTTGGCGATTACAAGTCCCAATGGTGATGTTAGTGGTGGCTGGACGTTAAATGTTGAGCAAGTGCGGATAGGAATCACCCGCACCATGTATCCCTTTTTTGCGGGCCTTTTGCTATCCAGAATAACCAATCCCAGCCGTATCCGACATGCATTTTTATACTGCAGTATTTTAATCGCCATTGTGTTGTATATGCCTCGTATAGGCGGAGCAGATCAGCTTTGGTTGAACGGGATATATGAGTCTGTATGCATTATCATTGTATTTCCCTTGATTGTTTACTTGGGAACAAGTAACATATCAAGTAGCAGAATAGAAAATAAGCTCTGCAAGTTTTTGGGTGACATCTCCTACCCGCTATACCTCGTACACTATCCTTTGGTCTATTTTTATGTTGCCTGGATCAGCAATAACAAGGATGTGACGCTAGTGACAGCCTTGCCTTATGCCCTATTGATTTTGCTGACGAGTATTGCACTGGCCTATGTCAGCTTGAAATGGTATGACGAACCTGTCCGTACATGGCTCAGAAAGAAATTGGACTAA
- a CDS encoding SRPBCC family protein, with translation MERTIKLTVFLPYDQDLVWRALTEADLLGAWFMPNDIETETGHYFTFRMKAQKGWDGITHCEIISAIPKQYLAYSYRGEATGEKALACAGIHSDKADKLTKGIFTKLDTVLSFSLEPTCSGTLLKVKQSGYKGIKLVLISFIMEMGWKKQLHKKLPHLLQKLKAEL, from the coding sequence ATGGAGAGAACAATTAAATTGACAGTATTTTTGCCCTATGACCAAGATCTGGTGTGGCGTGCATTGACGGAAGCAGACCTGCTTGGGGCTTGGTTTATGCCAAACGACATCGAAACCGAGACAGGACATTATTTTACGTTTAGGATGAAAGCCCAGAAGGGCTGGGATGGTATTACGCATTGCGAAATTATTTCGGCAATACCCAAGCAATATCTTGCGTATAGCTACCGGGGTGAAGCTACTGGTGAGAAAGCATTGGCCTGTGCCGGAATTCATTCGGATAAGGCAGATAAACTAACGAAAGGAATCTTCACAAAATTGGATACAGTGTTGAGCTTTTCATTAGAACCAACCTGTAGTGGGACTCTTTTGAAAGTGAAACAGTCCGGTTATAAAGGCATTAAGCTGGTTTTGATCAGTTTTATTATGGAAATGGGCTGGAAAAAGCAGTTGCACAAAAAGTTACCCCATCTCTTGCAAAAGCTCAAAGCAGAGCTATAG
- a CDS encoding DinB family protein: MNRQELIKTFSDNHHTVIAYIQALPDPLFLYRNHEKWTAGQQLKHILLTLLPFPKILQSKEFIVQKFGTLQRTSWDYDTVLNNYLKTSLQAPGQFLPDEILPAQKEGLITQLEEVITTINQLFALYNEEELDSLVLPHPLLGKLSIREMFYLMSYHPLHHLNQIKENLASLNH, from the coding sequence ATGAATCGACAAGAACTGATCAAAACTTTTTCTGACAACCACCATACGGTTATTGCCTATATCCAGGCATTACCTGATCCCCTTTTTTTATACCGTAATCATGAAAAATGGACAGCTGGTCAGCAGCTAAAACATATCCTCTTAACGCTTCTACCCTTTCCAAAGATACTGCAATCAAAAGAGTTCATCGTCCAAAAATTCGGCACCCTACAACGTACATCTTGGGACTACGATACAGTACTTAACAATTATCTCAAAACAAGCCTACAGGCGCCAGGTCAATTTTTGCCTGATGAAATCCTGCCTGCACAAAAAGAAGGCCTTATAACGCAATTAGAAGAAGTAATAACCACAATTAATCAATTATTTGCACTGTACAATGAAGAGGAGCTCGATAGCCTGGTCTTACCCCACCCTTTGCTCGGAAAACTCAGTATACGTGAAATGTTTTACCTGATGAGCTATCATCCCCTACACCACCTGAATCAAATTAAGGAAAACTTGGCGTCATTAAACCACTAA
- a CDS encoding discoidin domain-containing protein, which translates to MRKLLNLMLATLALGVASCNKTLVNTEESVGNLKANAATTSVTNEWSSNPYKLNVIYFVPNDVDSIPNFRKRLSKILLDAQNMFANNMDREGFGRKSFGLDLLNDSLINIHYIAGKYGKATYPYSGGSGAVKAEVDSYFNQNPSGKKSEHNLIIIPTYNTDPANPGGPPFYGTGTSCYALDYVNLDAKNLGIGGDIGWKATVWIGGMIHELGHGLNASHNRMNKTLAPTLGTALMGSGNSTYGISTTSLTSTTAATFNNSQVFSTVVRSDWYASASAEITSLSSSFVNNKIIISGKFTTTKPVNDIVVWHDREPFGVNNDYDAVQWATKIIGQDSFRFECPLADFYDLTGNYEMRIGFLHANGSRTTLGYAYNFVNNVPDLSKVVTYKLLPTTGWSIVASDSNEPGSPASNVLDMNRSTVWHTPWSSTQTPQPHFFSINMGALRTVKGVAFRNRDNLNGAMKDVNIYSSTNGVSWTLIKTTQLSKVAGSWINVDLNAPVNTQYLKIESTSSWGDFFYSHLADFGAY; encoded by the coding sequence ATGAGAAAACTTTTAAATTTAATGCTTGCAACCCTCGCACTAGGGGTTGCATCCTGCAACAAGACCTTGGTTAACACCGAAGAAAGTGTAGGAAATCTAAAGGCAAACGCAGCAACAACTTCGGTAACCAATGAATGGAGCAGTAATCCCTATAAGCTGAATGTCATCTATTTTGTTCCAAATGATGTTGACTCCATTCCCAATTTCAGAAAGCGTCTTAGCAAGATCCTCTTAGATGCCCAAAATATGTTTGCAAATAATATGGATCGCGAAGGCTTCGGAAGAAAATCTTTCGGATTGGATCTACTCAATGACAGTTTGATTAATATCCATTACATCGCCGGAAAATACGGCAAAGCTACTTATCCATATTCGGGGGGTAGCGGAGCAGTGAAGGCAGAAGTGGACAGCTATTTTAACCAAAATCCGTCAGGAAAAAAAAGCGAGCACAATCTAATTATTATTCCAACGTATAATACAGATCCAGCTAATCCCGGAGGCCCGCCGTTCTATGGTACAGGCACCAGCTGCTACGCCTTAGATTATGTAAATCTGGACGCTAAAAACTTAGGAATAGGCGGCGATATTGGATGGAAAGCAACTGTGTGGATCGGTGGAATGATCCACGAACTGGGCCACGGATTAAATGCCAGCCACAATAGGATGAACAAAACATTAGCACCAACTTTAGGTACGGCTTTAATGGGTTCAGGCAATTCAACCTATGGAATCTCCACAACCTCATTGACCAGTACCACAGCAGCAACATTTAACAATAGCCAAGTATTTAGCACTGTGGTAAGAAGTGACTGGTATGCATCCGCTTCTGCAGAAATTACATCCTTGTCATCAAGCTTTGTGAACAATAAGATTATCATTTCCGGGAAATTTACGACAACAAAACCGGTCAATGACATTGTTGTCTGGCATGATAGAGAGCCTTTTGGCGTAAACAACGATTATGATGCCGTACAATGGGCCACAAAAATAATTGGCCAGGATAGCTTTCGATTCGAGTGTCCATTAGCTGATTTTTATGATCTGACAGGGAATTACGAAATGAGAATAGGGTTTCTCCATGCCAATGGAAGCCGTACAACCTTAGGGTACGCTTATAACTTCGTTAACAATGTACCCGATTTATCCAAGGTTGTTACCTATAAACTTTTACCGACAACAGGTTGGTCAATTGTCGCTAGCGATAGTAACGAGCCTGGATCACCAGCGAGCAATGTATTGGATATGAATAGAAGTACAGTGTGGCATACGCCCTGGTCGTCCACTCAAACTCCGCAGCCTCACTTCTTCTCCATCAATATGGGGGCATTACGCACCGTGAAAGGAGTTGCTTTCCGTAACCGCGACAATTTAAATGGAGCGATGAAAGATGTCAATATTTACTCAAGTACAAATGGTGTAAGCTGGACATTGATCAAAACGACGCAGCTGAGCAAAGTTGCTGGTTCCTGGATCAATGTCGATCTGAATGCCCCCGTTAACACCCAATACCTTAAAATAGAATCGACAAGTTCCTGGGGTGATTTCTTCTATTCTCATCTTGCAGACTTTGGTGCATATTAG
- a CDS encoding ATP-binding protein yields the protein MIENTFGMDIMPENEHDRLNALRRYKITGTPSEASFDGIAKLASQIFNAPIALLSLVDAESVYFKANIGMGATKETNRGQSLCSLAILDKKVTVFEDTLKEDMLLTNPNVIGDFGLRFYAGAPLITHDGFMIGSLCVIDKHPRAFTAADRQILAGLARTAMDQIELRSSSLDKIDELEGVNITMATMQQRLLELNDEMELANDELYRTNSQLNKSYDLTVLLNKNLKKSERRFRSFIDKAPIGFAILTGRELVIEVANDRMLKLWRKTEIVLGKPLAQALPELQGQPYLGILDDVFTTGQNYIGDTAYARLESMGVLGDHYFDFTYEPLKNDEGETESIIVIANEVTERIKRNEHLEALNYQLEIALKAGELGSYNRDIRTGKMDCSETCKLNFGLTKNDRFDYEDLMRSIVPEHREMVYQKVQDAIQNKTTYHAEYLIRWPDGSLHWINASGLPKYDPEGHATHLIGVVADITKRKNYESQKDDFLGIASHELKTPVTGLKGTIQLLERFKDKTGSDIISRLIDQSAVNIKKIVTLVDDLLNMHRISEGQLHLEKTTFKASKILASSCHNIISQGNHQVNITGDLDATIFADEQRLEQVLVNFVNNAVKYAPESREINITVEQLQDCIKIAVKDQGEGIDPAVQPFIFDRYYRANHEGKSYSGLGLGLYISAEIIKKHAGLIGVDSTVGLGSSFWFSIPRPPAER from the coding sequence ATGATAGAGAATACGTTTGGAATGGATATAATGCCTGAAAATGAACATGACCGACTGAATGCTCTCAGACGCTATAAAATAACGGGAACGCCTTCTGAAGCCAGCTTTGATGGAATTGCAAAATTAGCCAGCCAGATCTTTAATGCCCCTATTGCATTGCTATCATTGGTCGATGCAGAATCTGTTTATTTCAAAGCAAATATTGGCATGGGTGCCACAAAGGAAACAAATCGGGGGCAAAGCCTGTGTAGTCTGGCTATTCTGGACAAGAAAGTAACGGTCTTTGAAGATACACTGAAAGAAGATATGCTACTGACCAATCCAAATGTAATTGGTGACTTTGGACTACGGTTTTACGCAGGTGCACCGCTTATTACACATGATGGCTTTATGATCGGTTCACTGTGCGTTATCGACAAACATCCGCGCGCTTTTACCGCAGCTGATCGCCAGATATTAGCCGGTCTTGCGCGGACAGCGATGGATCAAATCGAGCTTCGAAGTTCTTCCCTGGATAAAATTGATGAGCTTGAGGGCGTCAATATTACCATGGCAACCATGCAACAACGACTGCTCGAGCTTAATGATGAAATGGAGCTTGCCAATGATGAACTTTATCGCACCAATAGCCAGCTCAACAAATCCTATGATTTGACAGTGCTACTCAATAAAAATCTCAAAAAAAGTGAACGTCGATTCAGATCCTTTATAGATAAAGCCCCGATAGGCTTTGCGATTTTAACAGGCCGTGAGTTAGTTATTGAAGTTGCCAACGATAGGATGCTCAAGCTCTGGCGCAAAACCGAAATTGTCCTCGGCAAACCGCTTGCACAAGCGCTTCCAGAACTACAGGGACAGCCTTATTTAGGGATATTGGACGATGTCTTTACTACCGGCCAAAACTACATTGGAGATACTGCCTACGCAAGACTTGAGTCTATGGGGGTATTGGGCGATCATTATTTTGATTTCACTTATGAGCCGTTAAAAAATGATGAAGGTGAAACGGAGTCTATTATTGTTATCGCCAATGAAGTTACCGAGCGTATCAAAAGAAACGAACACCTTGAAGCTCTCAACTATCAGTTGGAAATTGCGTTAAAAGCTGGTGAACTCGGCTCCTACAATCGCGATATCAGAACAGGAAAAATGGACTGTTCCGAAACCTGTAAACTCAATTTTGGTCTCACCAAAAACGACCGCTTTGACTATGAAGACCTCATGCGAAGCATCGTCCCTGAACACCGCGAAATGGTCTATCAAAAAGTGCAGGATGCTATCCAGAACAAAACCACTTATCACGCCGAATATCTCATCCGTTGGCCTGACGGATCGTTACACTGGATCAATGCGTCGGGTCTTCCCAAATACGATCCAGAAGGCCATGCAACTCACCTCATCGGCGTAGTGGCAGATATTACAAAACGGAAAAATTATGAATCACAAAAAGATGACTTCCTGGGCATTGCCAGCCATGAACTAAAGACGCCCGTCACAGGCTTAAAGGGAACGATTCAATTGCTGGAACGATTTAAGGACAAAACTGGAAGTGACATCATTTCAAGGCTTATTGATCAGTCTGCTGTCAATATCAAAAAAATCGTTACACTTGTTGATGACCTGCTCAATATGCACCGAATCAGTGAAGGACAGCTTCATCTCGAAAAAACAACCTTCAAAGCATCAAAGATTCTTGCCTCCAGTTGTCACAATATCATATCCCAAGGCAACCATCAAGTTAATATTACGGGCGATCTCGATGCAACTATATTTGCTGACGAGCAACGCCTTGAACAAGTGCTTGTTAATTTTGTCAACAATGCCGTTAAATATGCACCAGAATCGAGAGAAATCAATATCACTGTGGAACAGCTGCAAGATTGTATCAAGATAGCCGTCAAGGATCAAGGTGAAGGTATTGATCCGGCAGTACAGCCTTTTATTTTTGATCGATATTATAGAGCAAACCATGAAGGCAAATCGTACTCGGGGCTCGGGCTCGGACTCTATATCTCCGCTGAAATTATCAAAAAACACGCGGGTCTGATAGGAGTTGACAGTACGGTAGGCTTGGGCAGCAGTTTTTGGTTTTCAATTCCACGTCCACCAGCGGAAAGATAA
- a CDS encoding ABC-F family ATP-binding cassette domain-containing protein: MISINNLTFEIGSRALYDEANWHIKPGDKVGLIGANGTGKSTLLRLIVGQYTPTSGTISMAKDLKIGYLNQDLLSYHSDKSILHVAMEAFERQNQLHAEIEDLLHKLETDYSDDILNKLSDKQVEFEALDGYNIEFKAHEILAGLGFSEEEQKRPLATFSGGWRMRVMLARILLQTPDILLLDEPTNHMDLPSIKWLENYLQAFDGAIVIVSHDRYFLDRIIKKTVESRKGKLTLYAGNYSFYLEEKELRNELQANQFKNQQAKIKQEERLIERFRAKASKAKMAQSRIKALDRLERIDDVDDDNPTVNFSFKFSKASGRHVVTLENISKSYPNLEILKNTSAIIEKGDKIALIGANGKGKSTLLRIVANADNEFEGKAEQGHNVSQTFFAQHQLEALHLENSILAELQAFAPKHTETELRSILGCFLFTGDDAFKKIKVLSGGEKSRVALAKALTADANFLALDEPTNHLDMQSVNILIQALQQYEGTFIVVSHDRYFLDNVANKIWYIEDKQIKEYPGTYQEYEEWAAKRVVKTEVKTEKKVKEEPKVKKEKQPLTEDKTRLLSKKNKELTSFEQKIEEQEILVKNLESKLADEAVYSDATKLQETTRSYNSAKALLTQFQESWEQLAEEIMELENG, translated from the coding sequence ATGATATCAATAAATAATTTAACATTTGAAATAGGATCTCGCGCTTTATATGACGAAGCAAACTGGCATATCAAACCAGGAGATAAAGTTGGCTTGATCGGTGCCAATGGCACAGGTAAATCGACTTTACTTCGCCTTATTGTCGGTCAATATACGCCCACATCAGGAACGATTTCCATGGCGAAGGACCTTAAGATTGGTTATTTAAACCAGGACTTATTGTCGTACCATTCTGACAAAAGCATTTTGCATGTTGCCATGGAAGCTTTTGAGCGCCAAAATCAATTACATGCCGAAATCGAGGACTTACTCCACAAATTAGAAACAGATTATTCGGATGACATCCTGAATAAGCTAAGCGATAAACAAGTAGAATTTGAGGCTTTAGATGGTTATAACATCGAATTTAAGGCCCATGAAATCCTTGCCGGTTTAGGCTTTTCTGAAGAAGAACAGAAAAGACCATTGGCCACTTTCTCCGGAGGATGGCGTATGCGGGTTATGCTTGCCCGTATCCTATTGCAAACTCCAGACATTCTGTTACTGGATGAGCCAACCAACCACATGGACTTACCTTCCATCAAATGGCTGGAGAATTATCTTCAAGCATTCGACGGTGCCATTGTGATTGTTTCCCACGATCGATACTTCCTTGACCGCATCATTAAGAAAACGGTAGAATCACGCAAAGGAAAATTAACGCTTTATGCAGGTAATTACAGTTTTTATCTTGAAGAGAAAGAACTACGGAATGAATTGCAAGCCAATCAGTTCAAAAACCAGCAAGCCAAGATAAAACAGGAAGAACGTCTTATTGAGCGTTTCCGCGCTAAGGCCTCTAAAGCCAAAATGGCGCAGTCGCGCATCAAGGCATTGGATCGCTTGGAGAGAATTGACGATGTGGACGATGACAATCCTACGGTCAACTTCAGCTTTAAATTTTCAAAAGCTTCGGGGCGCCACGTCGTGACATTGGAAAATATTTCTAAGTCCTATCCTAATCTGGAGATCTTAAAAAATACTTCAGCAATTATAGAAAAAGGGGATAAAATTGCCCTGATTGGTGCCAATGGTAAAGGTAAATCTACCCTCTTACGTATCGTAGCCAATGCAGATAATGAGTTTGAAGGAAAAGCTGAACAAGGGCACAACGTTTCGCAGACATTTTTTGCGCAACATCAGCTAGAGGCTCTACACCTGGAAAATTCCATACTTGCCGAGTTACAAGCTTTTGCGCCGAAGCATACAGAGACTGAATTGCGCTCCATCCTTGGGTGTTTTCTATTCACCGGTGATGACGCTTTCAAAAAAATCAAAGTACTTTCCGGAGGTGAAAAATCACGGGTAGCCCTTGCAAAAGCATTAACCGCGGACGCAAACTTCCTGGCGCTTGATGAGCCTACCAACCACTTGGATATGCAGTCTGTCAACATTCTGATCCAGGCTTTACAGCAATACGAAGGTACATTTATCGTTGTCTCCCACGATCGTTATTTTTTGGACAATGTAGCAAACAAAATTTGGTACATTGAAGACAAACAGATCAAGGAGTACCCAGGTACTTACCAGGAGTATGAAGAATGGGCTGCAAAACGCGTTGTGAAGACGGAGGTAAAAACGGAGAAAAAAGTTAAGGAAGAACCCAAAGTAAAGAAAGAAAAGCAACCGCTTACGGAAGATAAAACACGTTTGTTGAGTAAAAAAAATAAGGAGCTAACGTCTTTCGAACAAAAAATTGAGGAGCAGGAAATTTTAGTTAAAAATTTAGAATCAAAGCTTGCCGACGAAGCAGTGTATTCGGATGCGACTAAGTTACAGGAAACTACACGCTCTTACAACTCAGCGAAGGCATTATTGACGCAATTTCAGGAGAGTTGGGAGCAGCTGGCGGAAGAAATCATGGAATTGGAAAATGGTTAA
- a CDS encoding sensor histidine kinase — translation MNHFRKYWKLLSHIGAHPGMSYIDFKRVYMINLIALLCLFPTIFFSILNLIDHRYILAAINFCNSICALTVLLLQYYEKHTIAKATLLTSNAVFFFAGALLYKNGGEYFLLCTLIVSMLMYDNRKIHIALCITVAFLISLLYLLPDILPLSQQVPRSRSVFNIINALAFMVVAVNFFLDIIYKNIKKIEQQRRNLESMNRDKEKIFSIIAHDIKSPFANLEALVFMFRNQMLDSTNSQEYIQQIFQQITQQNQALDDLLQWGSSSMQGMNTKASPQLIKPMIQKIIEVFNENTQSKQLKINIDIPNNTQIIANRDHTIIILRNLISNAIKFSYVNGNINIYTSMDETYTHIHIQDEGIGINPSKSAALFNEIQQKSFGTEDEPGSGVGLVLCKDLIERNKGVVNIQSTPNKGSVFTVGLPSCPSNKQQSKVQVPTCC, via the coding sequence ATGAATCACTTTCGTAAATATTGGAAACTACTTTCCCATATTGGTGCACATCCGGGCATGTCATACATCGATTTCAAACGCGTATATATGATCAATCTGATTGCATTGTTATGTTTGTTTCCGACAATTTTCTTCTCAATCCTCAATCTTATCGACCACCGTTATATTTTAGCAGCGATTAACTTCTGCAATTCAATATGTGCGCTTACGGTCCTTCTACTTCAATATTATGAGAAGCATACTATTGCTAAGGCAACACTGTTAACGAGTAATGCTGTGTTTTTCTTCGCTGGGGCATTACTTTATAAAAATGGTGGCGAATACTTTTTGTTGTGCACATTGATTGTCTCCATGTTGATGTATGATAATCGAAAGATCCATATAGCCCTCTGTATTACGGTAGCTTTTTTAATTTCACTCTTATATCTACTTCCCGATATACTCCCCTTGAGCCAGCAAGTGCCTCGATCTAGATCGGTTTTTAATATTATCAATGCACTTGCTTTTATGGTCGTTGCGGTCAATTTCTTTCTTGACATCATCTATAAAAACATAAAAAAGATTGAGCAGCAACGCCGCAATTTAGAATCCATGAATCGGGACAAAGAAAAAATCTTTTCTATTATCGCGCACGACATCAAAAGTCCTTTTGCCAACCTGGAAGCACTGGTCTTTATGTTTCGTAATCAGATGCTCGACAGCACAAACTCCCAGGAATACATCCAGCAGATCTTTCAACAAATTACGCAGCAAAATCAGGCGTTGGATGATTTATTGCAATGGGGCAGCAGCAGTATGCAGGGGATGAATACCAAGGCATCCCCCCAATTGATCAAACCTATGATACAAAAAATTATTGAAGTTTTTAATGAGAACACACAATCTAAACAACTAAAAATCAATATTGATATACCTAACAACACACAGATAATTGCCAATCGGGATCATACCATCATTATTTTACGCAACTTGATCAGTAATGCGATCAAATTCAGCTATGTGAACGGGAATATCAACATCTACACCAGTATGGATGAAACCTATACACATATTCATATCCAAGATGAAGGAATAGGAATTAACCCCTCGAAGTCCGCCGCACTTTTTAATGAGATCCAGCAAAAGTCTTTCGGAACGGAAGACGAACCCGGATCGGGTGTAGGTCTTGTTTTATGTAAGGATCTTATTGAGCGAAACAAAGGTGTAGTGAACATCCAAAGCACACCCAATAAGGGATCCGTTTTTACGGTCGGGTTGCCATCCTGCCCCAGCAATAAGCAACAGAGCAAGGTTCAAGTACCCACATGCTGTTAA